TGATAAAACATTCTCATTACTATTGGGCCAAACACAAATGATCCAATTTGATTGTGTTCATGtttctgaatatatttttttaacatattatttaataaaaacatatccTGGTCGTTAGCTTGTGCTAAATGAATCATTGCTTTTAAATCttctgtaaatattattccatcttctttttcacaaatttcctTCATTCTCTCACGAAAAGTATTTTCTATTGTCATAAATTGATTACGAAATACGAATCTTGAATTTTCATACGTTGTTACACCCAAATCTTGTTCCGTGTATAAACATCGGATCccaactaaaaaataaaaaataaatattataaaatataatctttaaaatttttaaaacaaaattaatatttagaatcattttttatttatatatttctattatttatgctgtagtaaaattgaaatttattatgccgatttaaacttatttaatttaaatttaggttaaatattgcataccttttaaaaaattagatttaaaaaatatattttttgtttgcaAAATACTCAAATTAAAAAGTCCTCTTATATTGATTGCCATAAttgtgaatgaataaatatttattttatataatatatttttaaatggaaaaatgcgATTTTAACCGAATATTCCTCCAAACGCAAAAGAACTATAGCGGAAATGATAACCACATGGCTTTCAATTGTACAAGTATGatcaaatgtataattaaaatatgttttatttttcttttatacgtattatatgatttttatcattttttaaaaattattttattttcttgcgatattttattttttacattaaaattaaataataaataataaaatatataattagttattagttatatataatatatataattaattaaaaagaattacgttattataatttatttttaaaatataaatataatattatcttttaaattataaaataaattaattcgaaataattttaaatttgttttatttattaatcttgattttcttatatattatataacgctctaagattaaaatattgttttcataaaagtatttataatttttatctaataaagaaaatcacatttttaaattaaaaaaaaattattgtttttattttaaaaattaatttaattttaaataagaaataataacaaataaaactatttactattctcttttatatttatattatataattattatatattatatattatattattttcatttttttctttcgttaaacttatataattaatagaaaaaaataaacgataatttattgattttcttatttctaacattattattttatacattattttatgtatatatatatactttattacatacatacatatttttatgcttaaaatttagtttaaattatatatatttttcaaattttatataaattacaatttttataatttttaaatctatattattttatttaaatattgaatcattgattttttgggattacttattaaatgtatttttttatttattcaatttaataaaaattacatttaactaATAGTttactaaataaaatgaatttcaataatattaaaatgtttgattttaaataaaagaaaaaaaaagatattacataaactttaacatattaataatagaattagttcatattttcaattattttaatttactctCAGGTATACGCAACTgcttttcactttttcttttcaattgatatttatttgaaagaacAACATTCCGTAATGTTGAATGAAGAAATCTTTTGTTAATACATTCTTTTGGTTTTATCCATCCACTAGGACCCATTATTTCTGCTCTTTTTGCTCCAAGTTTTGCTTCTTCCAATAATGCTTCAACTGCaagtctaaaaataaaattataattttagtgaAACAATGataaagatttcaaaaatataataatttatatatcactattttattattttatctctattattattttaatgattatactaatttataattttgtgattgaattattcataaaacgtgtatatataacaGTTATAacagttaatttatttattaaatttaatagatgttaattattaatacaaattttttgagatataAACTCACCTATTTAAAGTTTCGTCATCcatttcatcaatatttaatttttttcgttttttaatcttaaaatattaaatacaaaattttttattaatgtatatctttcataattaaatgaaattgttcgttaaatgataaatttgactatttattaaatacaatgaaatgattttcaatctttttaataaatacaaaataaaaaaattattactacgtaattatctatataaaaaataaaattacatacttTCGGATTAGCATAGACAACGTTGTTTGATGTATTAAGGTTAACTTTATGTCATAAGTTACttacaaatacaaaatattgtgtatacaattctaaatatattataaattataaatttataaattttcatatacaataatttatattttatattttttaattaaaataattttaatttatataagaaaattaatattatctataatttttaaaatatcatttataaattgtaaacattatttcaacaactttttatacgattatattatagtatatacgattttttattttatatctagttaaataattttaaaaattgaaagtaaaaatattgaaatgaataataatttatgtaacttataaatatattaaatttgtattattttttaaatataaattcaaatagataattatatttatatcatattataactatataacattatataatataaactgtatgttataatttaaaattgttttagaaTAATGGAAGATTTTGAATTGATTgcactaaaaaaattaaaagaagaactcATTGTAAAAGCATACAATTTAATTGAGCAATTAAAACAACAAGAAGAGGATCAACAAATTGTTAcaataaagttatattatagttacttttttatattatatttcaatatttttttttattattgatatatattataatatattaatatacataatatatattaatatgtatttttttatattagtttgCCAAATGctctgaaaattaataataattcagaagaaaaattacaaagacATTATGAATATAGATTGTGTGAAGTTTCGCAACAAGTCTCTGgtataaactttaaaaatattgacaagAAATggttatatgataatatttataaatatacaacatATTTAACAACAAAAATCTTAAGTTTCTATATAGAATTAACAGTAAAATTAGaggtatattaaattactcataagaatatttttttatgttttagattttttatgtttttgttttatttaggATGAAAAAgagtttgaaatttatgatataacatgtcattttataaacattaataaatgttttatgttGGAGATAGAACCTTGGGTAGAGATTATAACtaaaatgaaaaacttttCACTTCTAACATCaagtattttttcaaattttgtaattttttgcttaataacaacaaaaaatatactattaaagtttttttttcagcaATTTCACAATATAATGAACTAAGTATAGTTAGAAAACAAATAGTAGATACATTAGAATCTAA
This region of Apis mellifera strain DH4 linkage group LG14, Amel_HAv3.1, whole genome shotgun sequence genomic DNA includes:
- the LOC100576542 gene encoding protein POLR1D isoform X2, producing the protein MLIRKLAVEALLEEAKLGAKRAEIMGPSGWIKPKECINKRFLHSTLRNVVLSNKYQLKRKSEKQLRIPESKLK
- the LOC100576542 gene encoding protein POLR1D isoform X1: MDDETLNRLAVEALLEEAKLGAKRAEIMGPSGWIKPKECINKRFLHSTLRNVVLSNKYQLKRKSEKQLRIPESKLK
- the LOC100577506 gene encoding uncharacterized protein LOC100577506 translates to MEDFELIALKKLKEELIVKAYNLIEQLKQQEEDQQIVTINLPNALKINNNSEEKLQRHYEYRLCEVSQQVSGINFKNIDKKWLYDNIYKYTTYLTTKILSFYIELTVKLEDEKEFEIYDITCHFININKCFMLEIEPWVEIITKMKNFSLLTSTISQYNELSIVRKQIVDTLESKMYANYENCTDENGGILLYVHSVKNIKQVYLIFQWSILFLERFWGIKHHFTITPTEIGIKFAEENCSLLKKFCKPNIMKKDLIHLWNDLCSAVHIYENKNDSKKEDI